One window of the Betaproteobacteria bacterium genome contains the following:
- the rpsQ gene encoding 30S ribosomal protein S17, whose protein sequence is MSETISIKRTLIGRVVSDKMDKTVTVLIERKVKHPMYGKVMVRSKKYHAHNDGNSAKAGDLVQIEETRPVSKTKAWRVTSVLEKAVIV, encoded by the coding sequence ATGAGCGAAACCATCAGCATCAAGCGTACGCTGATCGGCCGTGTGGTCAGCGACAAGATGGACAAGACCGTCACCGTTCTGATCGAGCGCAAGGTCAAGCACCCCATGTACGGCAAGGTCATGGTCCGGTCCAAGAAGTATCACGCGCACAACGACGGCAACAGCGCCAAGGCCGGCGATCTGGTTCAGATCGAGGAAACCCGTCCGGTTTCCAAGACCAAGGCCTGGCGCGTCACCAGCGTCCTGGAGAAGGCGGTCATCGTCTGA
- the rplD gene encoding 50S ribosomal protein L4 yields MELKVINDQGQESAKLEASDVLFGREFNEALVHQVVTAYQANARAGNRQQKDRSEVRHTTTKPWRQKGTGRARAGSNGSPLWRGGGRIFPNSPEENFSQKVNKKMFRAGMAAILSELNRQERLVVVDTLAVDAPKTKLFAEKLKNMGLDQNLLVITGDLTENLYLSSRNLPNVLVLEAQEADPVSLVRFPKVLVTKDAVAKFEEMWA; encoded by the coding sequence ATGGAACTCAAGGTCATCAACGATCAGGGCCAGGAATCGGCGAAGCTCGAAGCTTCCGACGTTCTGTTCGGCCGTGAATTCAACGAAGCGCTCGTTCATCAGGTGGTTACCGCCTACCAGGCCAACGCCCGGGCCGGCAATCGCCAGCAGAAGGACCGCTCCGAAGTCCGTCATACCACCACCAAGCCGTGGCGCCAGAAGGGTACGGGCCGTGCCCGCGCCGGCAGCAACGGCAGCCCGCTATGGCGCGGGGGTGGTCGCATCTTCCCGAATTCTCCGGAAGAAAATTTCAGCCAGAAGGTCAATAAGAAGATGTTCCGCGCCGGTATGGCTGCGATCCTCTCCGAGTTGAACCGTCAGGAGCGTCTGGTCGTCGTCGACACCCTCGCGGTCGATGCCCCCAAGACCAAGCTCTTCGCCGAGAAGCTGAAGAACATGGGGCTCGATCAGAATCTGCTGGTGATCACCGGTGATTTGACCGAGAACCTCTACCTGTCGTCGCGCAACCTGCCCAACGTCCTCGTGCTCGAAGCCCAGGAGGCCGATCCGGTTTCCCTGGTGCGCTTCCCCAAGGTGCTGGTGACCAAGGATGCCGTGGCCAAGTTCGAGGAGATGTGGGCATGA
- the rpsL gene encoding 30S ribosomal protein S12 codes for MPTINQLVRKPRVAEVSKSKVPALEKCPQKRGVCTRVYTTTPKKPNSALRKVCKVRLTNGFEVISYIGGEGHNLQEHSVVLIRGGRVKDLPGVRYHTVRGSLDTQGVKDRKQSRSKYGAKRPKAA; via the coding sequence ATGCCGACCATCAACCAGCTCGTGCGCAAGCCGCGCGTTGCCGAGGTGTCCAAGAGCAAGGTGCCCGCTCTGGAGAAATGCCCCCAGAAGCGCGGTGTCTGCACCCGCGTCTACACCACGACTCCGAAGAAGCCGAACTCTGCGCTGCGTAAGGTGTGCAAGGTTCGCCTGACCAACGGCTTCGAAGTCATCTCCTACATCGGTGGTGAAGGCCACAACCTCCAGGAGCACTCCGTGGTCCTGATCCGCGGTGGTCGTGTCAAGGATTTGCCCGGTGTGCGTTACCACACCGTGCGGGGCTCCCTGGATACCCAGGGCGTCAAGGATCGTAAGCAGTCCCGTTCCAAGTACGGGGCCAAGCGTCCGAAAGCCGCTTAA
- the rpmC gene encoding 50S ribosomal protein L29 — MKASELRTKSVDELNKELLDLLKAQFGLRMQVATQQLSNTSQLGKVRRDIARVRTLIREKAVQQ, encoded by the coding sequence ATGAAAGCTAGCGAACTGAGAACCAAGAGCGTGGACGAGCTCAACAAGGAGCTGCTGGATCTTCTGAAGGCCCAATTTGGCCTGCGCATGCAGGTGGCCACCCAGCAGTTGTCCAATACCAGCCAACTGGGCAAGGTCCGGCGCGATATCGCCCGGGTCCGTACCCTGATCCGTGAAAAGGCAGTCCAGCAATGA
- the rpsC gene encoding 30S ribosomal protein S3, with the protein MGQKIHPTGFRLAVTKNWSSRWYANSKDFPGMLNEDTKVREYLKRKLAHASVGRVLIERPAKNARVTVYSARPGVVIGKKGEDIEALRSDLQRIMGVPVHVSIEEIRKPELDAQLIADSIAQQLEKRIMFRRAMKRAMQNAMRLGAQGIKVMSAGRLNGAEIARSEWYREGRVPLHTLRADIDYAVSEALTTYGIIGIKVWVYKGEMLGRNEQPEVSEPSASPEDKKPRRAPARPGPEGDKPRTRTVKKAEGGEGDAKAPAKRVRKAGA; encoded by the coding sequence ATGGGACAGAAAATTCATCCGACGGGCTTCCGTCTGGCCGTCACCAAAAACTGGAGTTCCCGCTGGTACGCCAACAGCAAGGACTTCCCCGGCATGCTCAACGAGGACACCAAGGTTCGTGAGTACCTGAAGCGCAAGCTCGCTCACGCATCCGTGGGTCGCGTGCTCATCGAACGTCCGGCCAAGAATGCCCGCGTCACCGTGTACTCCGCCCGTCCGGGTGTGGTCATCGGCAAGAAGGGCGAGGACATCGAAGCGCTGCGCAGCGATCTGCAGCGCATCATGGGTGTCCCCGTCCATGTGTCCATCGAGGAAATCCGCAAGCCCGAGCTCGACGCTCAGCTCATCGCCGACTCCATCGCTCAGCAGCTCGAAAAGCGCATCATGTTCCGCCGCGCCATGAAGCGTGCCATGCAGAACGCCATGCGTCTCGGCGCTCAGGGCATCAAGGTCATGAGCGCGGGCCGGCTGAACGGTGCTGAAATCGCGCGCAGCGAGTGGTATCGCGAAGGCCGCGTGCCTCTGCATACCCTGCGTGCCGATATCGACTACGCCGTTTCGGAAGCGCTGACCACCTACGGCATCATCGGTATCAAGGTCTGGGTCTACAAGGGCGAGATGCTGGGCCGCAATGAGCAGCCGGAAGTGAGCGAACCCTCCGCGTCCCCCGAGGACAAGAAGCCGCGCCGTGCGCCGGCTCGGCCGGGTCCCGAAGGCGACAAGCCCCGCACCCGTACGGTCAAGAAGGCCGAAGGCGGCGAGGGCGACGCCAAGGCACCGGCCAAGCGTGTCAGAAAGGCAGGTGCCTAA
- the rpsS gene encoding 30S ribosomal protein S19, with translation MGRSLKKGPFVDAYLVDKVEAARATNDKRPIKTWSRRSTILPEFIGLTIAVHNGKQHIPVFVTENMVGHKLGEFSLTRTFKGHTAGKKAKK, from the coding sequence ATGGGACGTTCTCTCAAAAAGGGCCCGTTTGTTGATGCGTACCTGGTCGACAAGGTCGAAGCCGCTCGCGCCACCAACGACAAGCGCCCGATCAAGACCTGGTCGCGTCGCTCTACGATCCTCCCCGAGTTCATCGGCCTGACGATCGCGGTTCACAACGGCAAGCAGCATATTCCGGTGTTCGTCACCGAGAACATGGTGGGCCACAAGCTCGGCGAGTTCTCGCTGACCCGGACGTTCAAGGGTCACACCGCCGGCAAGAAAGCCAAGAAGTAA
- the rplW gene encoding 50S ribosomal protein L23 codes for MSANLNQERLLQVLLAPQISEKATFIADKNEQVIFRVASDATKPEIKAAVELLFKVEVESVQVANVKGKVKRFKGVTGRRKGWKKAYVSLKPGQEINFVEGGNA; via the coding sequence ATGAGCGCCAATCTGAACCAGGAACGTCTGCTGCAGGTGCTGCTGGCGCCGCAGATCTCCGAGAAGGCCACCTTCATCGCCGACAAGAACGAGCAGGTGATCTTCCGCGTGGCCTCCGACGCCACCAAGCCGGAGATCAAGGCCGCGGTCGAACTGCTCTTCAAGGTCGAGGTCGAGTCCGTGCAGGTCGCCAACGTCAAGGGGAAGGTCAAGCGCTTCAAAGGCGTGACCGGCCGTCGCAAAGGCTGGAAGAAGGCTTATGTCAGCCTGAAGCCCGGCCAGGAAATCAATTTCGTCGAGGGGGGTAACGCATAA
- the rplP gene encoding 50S ribosomal protein L16, with protein MLQPNRRKYRKEHKGRNEGLATRGTKVSFGEWGLKATGRGRLTARQIEAARRAMTRHIKRGGRIWIRIFPDKPISKKPAEVRMGNGKGNPEYWVAEIQPGKVLYEMDGVDEALAREAFALAAAKLPISTAFVTRHLG; from the coding sequence ATGCTGCAACCGAATCGTCGCAAGTACCGCAAGGAGCACAAGGGCCGCAACGAGGGTCTGGCGACCCGCGGCACCAAGGTGTCCTTCGGTGAGTGGGGTCTCAAGGCCACCGGCCGTGGTCGTCTGACGGCCCGTCAGATTGAAGCGGCTCGTCGTGCCATGACCCGTCATATCAAGCGGGGCGGTCGTATCTGGATCCGTATCTTCCCGGACAAGCCCATTTCCAAGAAGCCCGCCGAAGTCCGTATGGGTAACGGCAAGGGCAACCCGGAGTATTGGGTCGCTGAAATTCAACCCGGCAAGGTGCTGTACGAAATGGATGGTGTCGACGAGGCCCTGGCTCGCGAGGCCTTTGCCCTGGCTGCCGCCAAGCTGCCCATTTCCACCGCCTTCGTCACCCGCCATCTGGGGTAA
- the rplX gene encoding 50S ribosomal protein L24, protein MEKIRKGDDVVVTTGKDKGKRGTVLTRVDAEHVVVEGVNRAKKHVKPNPMKGVAGGIVDKDMPIHISNVALYNPASKKADRVGFKLLEDGRKIRVFKSNGEPVNA, encoded by the coding sequence ATGGAAAAGATCAGAAAGGGAGACGACGTCGTCGTCACCACCGGCAAGGACAAGGGCAAGCGCGGCACCGTGCTGACTCGGGTCGATGCCGAGCATGTCGTGGTCGAAGGCGTCAATCGCGCCAAGAAGCACGTCAAGCCGAACCCCATGAAGGGTGTTGCCGGCGGCATCGTCGACAAGGACATGCCGATCCATATCTCCAACGTCGCCCTCTACAACCCGGCGAGCAAGAAGGCCGATCGCGTCGGCTTCAAGCTGCTGGAGGACGGCCGCAAGATTCGCGTGTTCAAGTCGAACGGCGAACCGGTGAACGCTTAA
- the fusA gene encoding elongation factor G, with amino-acid sequence MARKTPIERYRNIGISAHIDAGKTTTTERILYYTGVNHKIGEVHDGAATMDWMEQEQERGITITSAATTCFWKGMDLQFQEHRFNIIDTPGHVDFTIEVERSMRVLDGACMVYCAVGGVQPQSETVWRQATKYNVPRLAFVNKMDRSGANFFKVVEQMKTRLKANPVPIVIPIGAEDTFAGVVDLIKMKSIIWDEASQGMKFEYRDIPAELIGVAGTWREQMVEAAAEASEDLMNEYLENGDLSEEKIKEGLRLRTLACEIQPMLCGTAFKNKGVQRMLDAVIELLPSPIDIPPVQGLDDRERPASRKADDSEKFSALAFKLMTDPFVGQLTFIRVYSGVLASGSTVLNSVKDKKERIGRILQMHANNREEIKEILAGDIAACVGLKEVTTGETLCDPDAPIILERMIFPEPVIHVAVEPKTKGDQEKMGIALSRLAAEDPSFRVRTDEESGQTIISGMGELHLEIIVDRMKREFNVEANVGAPQVAYRECIKKAVEQEGKFVKQSGGRGQFGHVWLKIEPNEPGAGYAFVDAIKGGVVPREYIPAVDKGLQDAVTSGVLAGFPVVDIKFTLFDGSYHDVDSNENAFRMAASMAFKEGMKKASPTLLEPMMAVEVETPEDYMGNVMGDLSSRRGIVQGMDDLPGGMKAVRAEVPLSEMFGYATSLRSLSQGRATYSMEFKHYSEAPKNVAEAVINKK; translated from the coding sequence GTGGCACGTAAAACACCCATCGAGCGCTACCGCAATATCGGCATCAGCGCCCACATCGACGCCGGCAAGACGACGACGACCGAGCGCATCCTGTACTACACCGGGGTCAATCACAAGATCGGCGAAGTGCACGACGGTGCTGCCACCATGGACTGGATGGAGCAGGAGCAGGAGCGGGGCATCACCATCACCTCCGCCGCCACCACCTGTTTCTGGAAGGGCATGGACCTACAGTTCCAGGAGCACCGCTTCAACATCATCGACACCCCGGGGCACGTGGACTTCACCATCGAGGTGGAGCGTTCCATGCGTGTTCTGGACGGTGCCTGCATGGTCTATTGCGCGGTCGGTGGTGTTCAACCCCAGTCCGAGACCGTGTGGCGTCAGGCAACCAAGTACAACGTGCCCCGTCTGGCCTTCGTGAACAAGATGGACCGCTCCGGCGCCAACTTCTTCAAGGTCGTCGAGCAGATGAAGACCCGCCTCAAGGCCAATCCGGTGCCCATCGTCATCCCCATCGGTGCCGAGGATACCTTTGCTGGCGTGGTCGATCTCATCAAAATGAAATCCATCATCTGGGACGAGGCCTCCCAGGGCATGAAGTTCGAGTACCGGGACATTCCGGCTGAACTGATCGGCGTCGCGGGAACGTGGCGTGAGCAAATGGTCGAGGCTGCCGCCGAGGCCAGCGAAGACCTGATGAACGAGTACCTGGAAAACGGTGATCTGTCGGAAGAGAAGATCAAGGAGGGGCTGCGTCTGCGTACCCTGGCCTGTGAAATCCAGCCCATGCTCTGCGGTACGGCCTTCAAGAACAAGGGTGTGCAGCGCATGCTGGACGCCGTGATCGAATTGTTGCCCTCGCCGATCGATATCCCGCCGGTTCAGGGGCTGGACGACCGCGAACGGCCTGCTTCCCGCAAGGCCGACGACAGCGAGAAATTCTCCGCTCTGGCCTTCAAATTGATGACCGACCCCTTTGTCGGTCAGCTCACCTTCATCCGCGTCTATTCCGGCGTTCTGGCTTCCGGCTCCACCGTGCTCAACTCGGTCAAGGACAAGAAGGAGCGCATCGGCCGCATTCTGCAGATGCATGCCAACAACCGGGAAGAGATCAAGGAAATCCTGGCCGGCGACATCGCCGCCTGCGTGGGCCTTAAGGAAGTGACCACCGGTGAAACCCTGTGCGACCCTGACGCTCCGATCATCCTCGAACGCATGATCTTCCCCGAGCCCGTGATTCACGTGGCCGTAGAGCCCAAGACCAAGGGTGACCAGGAGAAAATGGGCATCGCGCTCTCCCGTCTGGCGGCCGAAGACCCGTCCTTCCGCGTGCGCACCGACGAAGAATCTGGCCAGACCATCATTTCCGGCATGGGCGAACTGCACCTGGAAATCATCGTCGACCGCATGAAGCGCGAGTTCAACGTCGAGGCCAACGTCGGTGCCCCTCAGGTGGCCTACCGCGAGTGCATCAAGAAGGCCGTCGAGCAGGAAGGCAAATTCGTCAAGCAGTCGGGCGGCCGCGGCCAGTTCGGCCACGTCTGGCTCAAGATCGAGCCGAACGAGCCGGGTGCAGGTTACGCCTTCGTCGATGCCATCAAGGGCGGCGTCGTGCCCCGCGAATACATCCCCGCGGTGGACAAGGGCCTTCAGGATGCCGTCACCAGCGGTGTGCTGGCCGGCTTCCCGGTGGTCGACATCAAGTTCACCCTGTTCGATGGTTCCTACCACGACGTGGACTCCAACGAAAACGCCTTCCGCATGGCGGCTTCCATGGCCTTCAAGGAAGGCATGAAGAAGGCCAGCCCGACCCTGCTCGAGCCGATGATGGCCGTCGAAGTCGAAACGCCGGAAGACTACATGGGCAACGTCATGGGCGACCTCTCGTCCCGGCGCGGCATCGTCCAGGGCATGGACGACCTGCCCGGCGGCATGAAGGCCGTACGCGCCGAAGTGCCCCTGTCCGAGATGTTCGGCTATGCCACGTCCCTGCGCTCCCTGTCACAAGGGCGTGCCACCTACTCGATGGAATTCAAGCACTACTCCGAAGCGCCGAAGAACGTCGCCGAGGCTGTCATCAACAAGAAGTAA
- the rplB gene encoding 50S ribosomal protein L2 → MALVKVKPTSPGRRAVVQVVNADLHKGKPYAPLLEAQSKKAGRNHNGHITVRHQGGGHKQAYRVIDFKRNKDGIPGAVERLEYDPNRTANIALVCYADGERRYIIANKGMVVGQQVVSGSEAPIKPGNALPIRNIPVGTTICCVEMLPGKGAQLARSAGTSVQLLAREGTYAQIRLRSGEVRRVHVECRATIGEVGNEENNLRKIGKAGAQRWRGIRPTVRGVAMNPIDHPHGGGEGRTGEGRVPVNPWGQPTKGYRTRKNKRTNSMIVQRRHKR, encoded by the coding sequence ATGGCTCTCGTCAAAGTCAAGCCCACCTCTCCGGGGCGCCGCGCCGTCGTCCAGGTCGTCAACGCCGATCTGCACAAGGGCAAGCCCTACGCTCCCCTGCTCGAAGCGCAATCCAAGAAGGCCGGTCGCAACCACAACGGTCACATCACCGTTCGCCATCAGGGCGGTGGACACAAGCAGGCCTACCGGGTGATCGACTTCAAGCGCAACAAGGACGGCATCCCGGGCGCGGTCGAGCGTCTGGAATACGACCCCAACCGCACCGCCAATATCGCCCTGGTCTGCTATGCCGACGGCGAGCGCCGTTACATCATTGCCAACAAGGGCATGGTGGTCGGTCAGCAGGTGGTGTCCGGTTCCGAAGCGCCGATCAAACCGGGCAATGCCCTCCCCATCCGCAATATTCCCGTGGGTACCACCATCTGCTGCGTCGAGATGTTGCCCGGCAAGGGCGCCCAGCTCGCCCGGTCTGCCGGTACTTCGGTTCAGTTGCTGGCTCGCGAAGGCACCTACGCTCAGATCCGTCTGCGTTCCGGTGAAGTGCGTCGGGTGCATGTCGAGTGCCGCGCCACCATCGGTGAAGTGGGCAACGAAGAGAACAACCTGAGGAAAATCGGCAAGGCGGGTGCCCAGCGCTGGCGTGGCATTCGTCCGACGGTTCGCGGCGTGGCCATGAACCCGATCGACCACCCCCACGGCGGCGGCGAAGGCCGTACCGGTGAGGGCCGCGTGCCGGTCAACCCGTGGGGTCAGCCCACCAAGGGTTACCGCACCCGCAAGAACAAGCGCACGAACAGCATGATCGTTCAGCGCCGTCATAAGCGTTAA
- the tuf gene encoding elongation factor Tu, with protein sequence MAKEKFERTKPHVNVGTIGHVDHGKTTLTAAITTVLCAKFGGSAKKYDEIDAAPEEKARGITINTAHVEYETANRHYAHVDCPGHADYVKNMITGAAQMDGAILVCSAADGPMPQTREHILLARQVGVPYVLVFMNKCDMVDDAELLELVEMELRELLSKYDFPGDDTPIIHGSALKALEGDKSEIGEASILRLADALDSYIPTPERAIDQPFLMPVEDVFSISGRGTVVTGRVERGIIKVGEEIEIVGIRPTVKTICTGVEMFRKLLDQGQAGDNIGALLRGTKREDVERGQVLCKPGSITPHTHFTGEVYILSKDEGGRHTPFFNGYRPQFYFRTTDVTGSIDLPSGVEMVMPGDNIAMTVKLIAPIAMEEGLRFAIREGGRTVGAGVVAKIVE encoded by the coding sequence ATGGCTAAGGAAAAATTCGAGCGTACGAAGCCGCACGTGAATGTGGGCACGATTGGCCACGTTGACCACGGCAAGACCACGTTGACGGCGGCGATCACCACGGTGCTGTGCGCCAAGTTTGGTGGCTCGGCCAAGAAGTACGATGAAATTGACGCGGCGCCGGAAGAAAAGGCTCGCGGCATCACCATCAACACCGCCCACGTCGAATACGAGACGGCCAACCGTCACTACGCCCACGTCGACTGCCCGGGCCACGCCGACTACGTCAAGAACATGATCACCGGAGCCGCCCAGATGGACGGCGCCATTCTGGTCTGCTCCGCTGCCGACGGCCCCATGCCCCAGACCCGCGAACACATCCTGCTCGCCCGTCAGGTGGGTGTGCCCTACGTTCTGGTGTTCATGAACAAGTGCGACATGGTCGACGACGCCGAGCTCCTTGAGCTCGTCGAAATGGAACTGCGTGAGCTGCTCTCCAAGTACGACTTCCCCGGAGACGACACCCCCATCATCCACGGTTCCGCCCTCAAGGCCCTGGAAGGCGACAAGTCGGAAATTGGCGAAGCCTCCATCCTGCGGCTGGCCGACGCCCTCGACTCCTACATTCCCACCCCCGAGCGCGCCATCGACCAGCCCTTCCTGATGCCTGTGGAAGACGTCTTCTCCATCTCCGGTCGCGGCACTGTCGTCACCGGCCGGGTTGAGCGCGGCATCATCAAGGTTGGCGAAGAAATCGAAATCGTCGGCATCCGCCCCACCGTCAAGACCATCTGCACCGGCGTCGAAATGTTCCGTAAGCTCCTCGACCAGGGTCAGGCCGGCGACAACATCGGCGCCCTGCTGCGGGGCACCAAGCGGGAAGACGTCGAGCGCGGCCAGGTGCTGTGCAAGCCGGGCTCCATCACCCCGCACACCCACTTCACGGGCGAGGTGTACATCCTCTCCAAGGACGAAGGCGGCCGCCACACCCCGTTCTTCAACGGCTACCGCCCCCAGTTCTACTTCCGCACGACGGACGTGACCGGCTCCATCGACCTGCCCTCGGGCGTCGAAATGGTCATGCCCGGCGACAACATCGCCATGACGGTCAAGCTCATCGCCCCCATCGCCATGGAAGAAGGCCTGCGCTTCGCCATCCGTGAAGGCGGTCGTACCGTCGGCGCCGGCGTCGTCGCAAAAATCGTCGAGTAA
- the rplC gene encoding 50S ribosomal protein L3: protein MSLGLVGRKVGMTRIFAEDGASIPVTVLDVSNNRVTQVKTPEIDGYAAIQVTFGKRRASRVTKPEAGHLAKAGVEAGHVAREFQVSADQLASFKAGDQVAVTIFAEGQKVDVTGTSIGKGFQGGIKRHNFSSNRASHGNSVSHNAPGSIGMAQDPGRVFPGKRMAGHLGAVQSTMQSLTVVRVDAERQLLLVKGAVPGAKGSDVVVRPAVKA, encoded by the coding sequence ATGAGTCTAGGCCTTGTCGGTCGCAAGGTCGGCATGACTCGCATCTTTGCCGAGGATGGCGCGTCCATCCCTGTGACGGTGCTTGACGTGTCGAACAACCGCGTGACCCAAGTCAAAACGCCGGAGATCGATGGCTACGCAGCCATTCAGGTCACCTTCGGCAAGCGCCGCGCCTCCCGTGTCACCAAGCCCGAAGCTGGCCACCTGGCCAAGGCAGGTGTGGAGGCCGGTCATGTGGCCCGTGAATTCCAGGTTTCTGCCGACCAGCTCGCCAGTTTCAAGGCGGGCGATCAGGTGGCCGTCACCATCTTCGCTGAAGGTCAGAAGGTCGATGTGACCGGTACCTCCATCGGTAAGGGCTTCCAGGGCGGCATCAAGCGCCACAACTTCAGCTCCAACCGCGCTTCCCACGGCAACTCGGTGTCGCACAATGCGCCGGGTTCCATCGGTATGGCTCAGGATCCGGGCCGCGTTTTCCCGGGCAAGCGCATGGCTGGCCACCTCGGGGCCGTGCAGTCCACCATGCAGAGCCTGACGGTGGTGCGCGTGGATGCCGAGCGCCAGTTGCTCCTGGTCAAGGGTGCCGTTCCGGGCGCCAAGGGTTCCGACGTCGTCGTGCGTCCGGCAGTCAAGGCTTAA
- the rplN gene encoding 50S ribosomal protein L14, producing MIQMQTILDVADNTGARSVMCIKVLGGSKRRYAGIGDIIKVSIKDAAPRGRVKKGDVYSAVVVRTAKGVRRPDGSLVRFDGNAAVLLNNKLEPIGTRIFGPVTRELRTERFMKIVSLAPEVL from the coding sequence ATGATTCAGATGCAGACGATTCTGGACGTCGCCGACAACACGGGCGCGCGTTCGGTGATGTGTATCAAGGTGCTCGGCGGCTCCAAGCGCCGCTACGCCGGCATCGGCGACATCATCAAGGTGAGCATCAAGGACGCAGCACCGCGCGGTCGCGTGAAGAAGGGCGACGTCTACAGCGCCGTGGTCGTTCGTACCGCCAAAGGGGTTCGTCGCCCCGACGGTTCCTTGGTTCGCTTCGATGGCAACGCCGCCGTTCTCCTCAACAACAAGCTGGAGCCCATCGGCACCCGCATCTTCGGGCCTGTGACGCGTGAACTGCGTACCGAGCGTTTCATGAAGATCGTGTCCCTGGCCCCGGAAGTGCTGTAA
- the rpsG gene encoding 30S ribosomal protein S7, translated as MPRRREVPKRDILPDPKFGNVEVSKFINAIMQSGKKSVAERIVYGAFDIITKKGGKDPLEVFGSAMANVRPMVEVKSRRVGGANYQVPVEVRPARRAALAMRWLRESARKRSEKSMGQRLAAEMMEAAENRGGAVKKRDEVHRMAEANKAFAHFRF; from the coding sequence ATGCCCCGTCGTCGTGAAGTACCCAAGCGTGACATCCTGCCGGATCCCAAGTTCGGCAACGTCGAAGTTTCCAAGTTCATCAACGCCATCATGCAAAGCGGCAAGAAGTCCGTTGCCGAACGCATCGTCTATGGCGCCTTTGACATCATCACCAAGAAGGGCGGCAAGGATCCCCTCGAGGTGTTCGGTTCCGCCATGGCCAATGTGCGCCCGATGGTCGAAGTGAAGTCCCGCCGCGTCGGCGGTGCCAACTATCAGGTGCCCGTGGAGGTGCGGCCCGCCCGTCGCGCGGCCCTGGCCATGCGCTGGCTGCGCGAATCCGCCCGCAAGCGTTCCGAGAAGTCCATGGGTCAGCGGCTGGCCGCGGAAATGATGGAAGCCGCCGAGAACCGTGGTGGCGCTGTCAAGAAGCGTGACGAAGTGCATCGCATGGCCGAGGCCAACAAGGCCTTCGCCCACTTCCGCTTCTAA
- the rplV gene encoding 50S ribosomal protein L22: METRASLRGVRLSAQKGRLVADLVRGKPVGQALNILAFCPQKGAGIVKKVLESAIANAEHNDGADIDELTVKTIYVEKGMVLRRFTARAKGRGNRIIKPTCHIYLTVGN; the protein is encoded by the coding sequence ATGGAAACTCGTGCAAGTCTGCGAGGCGTACGCCTCTCTGCGCAGAAGGGTCGCCTGGTGGCGGATCTGGTACGCGGCAAGCCGGTCGGTCAGGCCCTCAACATCCTGGCCTTCTGCCCCCAGAAGGGTGCTGGCATCGTCAAGAAAGTGCTGGAGTCGGCCATCGCCAACGCCGAGCACAACGATGGCGCCGATATCGACGAACTGACGGTAAAGACCATCTACGTCGAAAAAGGCATGGTGCTGAGGCGCTTCACCGCACGCGCCAAGGGTCGTGGCAATCGGATCATCAAGCCGACCTGCCACATTTATCTGACCGTTGGTAACTGA
- the rpsJ gene encoding 30S ribosomal protein S10, with amino-acid sequence MQNQKIRIRLKAFDYRLIDQSAQEIVETAKRTGAVVRGPVPLPTRKQRFDILRSPHVNKSSRDQFEIRTHLRLMDIVDPTDKTVDALMKLDLPAGVDVEIKLQ; translated from the coding sequence ATGCAAAACCAGAAAATCCGCATCCGTCTCAAGGCCTTCGACTATCGCTTGATCGATCAGTCCGCTCAGGAAATCGTCGAGACCGCCAAGCGCACCGGCGCTGTCGTCCGTGGCCCCGTGCCCCTGCCGACCCGCAAGCAGCGCTTCGATATCCTGCGCTCGCCCCACGTGAACAAGTCTTCCCGTGACCAGTTCGAAATTCGCACCCACCTGCGCCTGATGGACATCGTCGATCCCACCGACAAGACTGTGGATGCCCTGATGAAGCTCGACCTCCCCGCCGGCGTGGATGTCGAGATCAAGTTGCAGTAA